A region of Paenibacillus thiaminolyticus DNA encodes the following proteins:
- the argH gene encoding argininosuccinate lyase, producing MSKLWGGRFTKQTNELVEQYTASISFDKLMAEEDIQGSLAHVTMLGRCGILPQDDVETIKNGLNQVLNRIQNGEMEYSVSDEDIHMNIEKTLIEIVGPVGGKLHTGRSRNDQVATDMHLYLRKHVVSFVGLLADLQNALIKQAKENIGTIVPGYTHLQRAQPILFAHHLMAYVSMFERDIERLIDSYKRINVLPLGAGALAGTTFAIDRHLVAELLGFDRVYENSLDAVSDRDFIVEFLSNASLIMMHLSRLCEEMVLWSSTEFQFIELDDAFCTGSSIMPQKKNPDVAELVRGKTGRVYGHLVGMLTVLKALPLAYNKDMQEDKEGMFDTVDTLDGALRLFAPMIGTMKVNRGRMADAVRQDFSNATDIADFLVNKGLPFRQAHEVIGKTVLYCIERNKFLLDLTLEEFQQFSPLFDEHIYTVLQPENVVNARNVYGGTATGQVQAAIARAEQAAAKTAAWVQEK from the coding sequence GTGAGCAAATTATGGGGCGGCCGGTTCACGAAGCAGACGAACGAGCTGGTGGAACAATATACGGCCTCGATCTCATTTGACAAATTGATGGCAGAAGAAGACATTCAGGGCAGCCTCGCGCATGTCACCATGCTGGGCCGCTGCGGAATTCTACCGCAGGACGATGTCGAGACTATTAAAAACGGATTGAATCAAGTCTTGAACCGGATTCAGAACGGCGAGATGGAATATTCCGTATCTGATGAAGATATCCATATGAATATCGAAAAGACGCTGATAGAAATCGTCGGCCCGGTCGGCGGGAAGCTGCATACGGGACGAAGCCGCAACGATCAGGTGGCGACCGATATGCATCTCTACTTGCGCAAGCATGTCGTCTCCTTCGTCGGCCTGCTGGCTGACCTGCAGAACGCGCTTATCAAGCAGGCCAAGGAAAATATCGGCACGATCGTGCCGGGATACACTCATTTGCAGCGGGCGCAGCCGATCCTGTTCGCCCATCATCTGATGGCGTACGTATCCATGTTCGAGCGCGATATCGAGCGCCTTATCGACAGCTACAAGCGGATCAATGTTCTGCCGCTTGGCGCCGGCGCCTTGGCGGGAACGACCTTCGCCATCGATCGGCATCTGGTCGCCGAGCTGCTTGGCTTCGACCGCGTGTACGAGAACAGCCTCGATGCGGTGAGCGACCGCGATTTCATCGTCGAGTTCCTCTCGAACGCGTCGCTCATTATGATGCACCTGTCCCGGCTGTGCGAGGAGATGGTGCTCTGGTCGAGTACCGAGTTCCAATTCATCGAGCTGGACGACGCGTTCTGCACGGGTTCGAGTATTATGCCACAGAAGAAAAATCCGGATGTGGCCGAACTGGTGCGTGGCAAGACTGGACGCGTGTACGGTCATCTCGTCGGCATGCTGACCGTGCTCAAGGCGCTGCCGCTCGCGTACAACAAAGACATGCAGGAAGACAAGGAAGGCATGTTCGATACGGTGGATACGCTCGATGGAGCGCTACGTCTGTTCGCGCCGATGATCGGCACGATGAAGGTCAACCGCGGCCGGATGGCCGACGCGGTCCGCCAGGACTTCTCCAACGCGACCGACATCGCCGACTTCCTCGTGAACAAAGGCTTGCCGTTCCGGCAGGCGCATGAAGTAATCGGCAAGACGGTGCTCTACTGCATCGAGAGGAACAAGTTTTTGCTCGATCTGACCCTGGAAGAATTCCAGCAATTCTCCCCGTTGTTCGACGAGCACATCTATACGGTGCTGCAGCCGGAGAACGTGGTCAACGCCCGGAACGTATACGGCGGCACCGCGACCGGTCAGGTGCAGGCGGCGATCGCCCGCGCCGAGCAAGCAGCGGCGAAGACGGCGGCCTGGGTGCAGGAGAAGTAG
- a CDS encoding argininosuccinate synthase, producing the protein MEKIKIVLAYSGGLDTSVILTWLKETYDAEIIAFTADVGQKEELDGLEAKAIATGASKVYIDDLQEEFARDFIYPMFQAGALYEGQYLLGTSIARPLIAKRMVEIARKEGAKFIAHGATGKGNDQVRFELAVASLAPDIEVIAPWRSEEFRSQFPGRAEMIAYAEKHGIPVQASAAKPYSTDRNLLHISFESGMLEDPWFDAAADSNKEMYVLSVAPEDAPDEAEYVELTFDQGNCVAVNGEHMTPLQVMNKLNELGGKHGIGRVDMVENRFVGMKSRGVYETPGGTILFTAHRKMESLTMDREVMHLRDSLIPKYSSIVYNGFWFAPERLAIQALVDESQKHVTGTVRLKLYKGNVLGAGVQSPLSLYNPDIATMEADPTQAYDQNDATGFIHLNALRLKVASGVHGASVHGAKLEQ; encoded by the coding sequence GTGGAAAAGATCAAAATCGTATTGGCGTATTCGGGCGGCCTCGATACGTCGGTCATTTTAACCTGGTTAAAAGAAACCTATGACGCCGAAATTATCGCGTTCACCGCAGATGTGGGCCAGAAGGAAGAACTGGACGGCCTCGAAGCGAAAGCGATCGCGACCGGCGCATCCAAAGTATATATCGACGATCTCCAGGAGGAGTTCGCTCGCGATTTCATCTACCCGATGTTCCAGGCGGGCGCCCTGTACGAAGGCCAATATTTGCTCGGCACGAGCATCGCGCGGCCGCTGATTGCGAAGCGCATGGTCGAGATCGCCCGCAAGGAGGGGGCCAAGTTCATTGCGCATGGCGCGACGGGCAAAGGCAATGATCAGGTGCGCTTCGAGCTGGCTGTCGCGTCGCTGGCGCCGGACATCGAAGTGATCGCCCCATGGCGCTCCGAAGAGTTCCGGTCCCAATTCCCGGGCCGCGCCGAGATGATCGCTTATGCGGAGAAGCATGGCATTCCGGTGCAGGCATCGGCGGCGAAGCCGTACTCGACCGACCGCAACCTGCTTCATATCAGCTTCGAGAGCGGCATGCTGGAGGATCCGTGGTTCGACGCGGCTGCCGACAGCAACAAGGAAATGTACGTGCTGAGCGTGGCGCCGGAAGACGCGCCAGACGAAGCCGAGTACGTCGAATTGACGTTCGATCAGGGGAACTGCGTCGCGGTCAACGGTGAGCATATGACGCCGCTGCAGGTGATGAACAAGCTGAATGAGCTTGGCGGCAAGCACGGCATCGGCCGCGTCGACATGGTCGAGAACCGCTTCGTCGGCATGAAGAGCCGGGGCGTATACGAGACGCCGGGAGGGACGATTCTGTTCACTGCACACCGGAAAATGGAGTCGCTCACGATGGACCGCGAAGTGATGCATCTGCGTGACTCGCTCATTCCGAAGTATAGCTCGATCGTGTATAACGGCTTCTGGTTCGCCCCGGAACGCCTTGCGATTCAAGCGCTCGTGGACGAGAGCCAGAAGCATGTGACGGGCACCGTTCGCCTGAAGCTGTACAAAGGCAATGTCCTCGGCGCCGGGGTGCAGAGCCCGTTGAGCCTGTACAACCCGGATATCGCAACGATGGAAGCCGATCCGACCCAGGCTTACGATCAGAATGATGCGACCGGCTTCATTCATCTGAACGCGCTGCGGCTGAAGGTCGCATCCGGCGTCCATGGCGCCAGCGTGCACGGAGCCAAGCTGGAGCAATAG